One Mycolicibacterium pulveris genomic region harbors:
- a CDS encoding type I polyketide synthase encodes MSSAPEPIAIVGIGCRLAGNISTPSQLWRFLLEGGSAVNEVPAERWEPYLRRDPRNAAVLREVTRLGTFLDDLAGFDAEFFGVSPREAELMDPQQRLALEVSWEALEHAGVPPKSLAGSDTAVLMGVNSDDYGKLVMEDLPGIEAWTGIGTSLCGIANRVSHLLDLRGPSVALDAACAASLVAVHQACQMLRAGETSLALAGGVSALIGPGLTRVLDVAGATAPDGRCKTFDAAADGYGRGEGAGVVVLKRLSDALRDGDHVYAVVRGGAVAQDGRTVGIMSPNGDAQADLFRHACESADIPPSSVDFVEAHGTGTPTGDPTEVRALSSVYGVDRPADAPCRIGSVKPNVGHLEGGAGVVGLVKAALALHHRVIPPTAGVQKLTPAVDWENSGLRVPTEAEAWERTGGAPRRAAVCSYGYGGTIAHVLLEEAPGGSGGNHTGNMLSPKVIPLSARSSARLGMQAKALADRLRTGDHQLERVAATLWLRRSHEPVRAAVVAESVDDVVAGLDAVAEGVPAPGVVTGPVLPGAADGAVWVFSGHGSHGSGMGRQLLSDEPAFAAVIDAIDPVFGRELDFSAREALSSGQLGGTDRVQALTFAMQAGLAAVLRQRGAAPAAVIGHSVGEVAACVAAGVFDLTVGAAVACYRARGFRTVMGQGAMALVRLPFEEAERRLQGRADVVAAISASPVSTVVSGAVAAVDEICRDWSDEGVMVRRVNTDVAFHSPAMDALTAELSRLTGGLPAPRPAEIPLYTTALADPRSSAPRDHRYWPVNLRDRVRFAEAVAAAAEDGHRLFLEVSAHPVVAHSVVETLLHAGIEEHAAVPLLRRDRPERLALGTALATLHCHGAPVDPGIDASAPWADDLPVTQWRHRRFWRTPTPPPGGCGVHDVDTHTLLGGAMEVTGPVAARMWQTRLDIASRPYPGDHPVQGTEIVPAAVILNTFLAAADGRGLDDVRLRTPVAPGRPRDVQVVLQDRALTLSSRVLDDGAEDGGWLTHTSAVTAADETCGEHAAFDLSAARKRCAQPLPADHVVDTLASLGVAAMGFDWQNLELRQGEGELLVRVAADKAGAVPATWAALLDAATSAASTVFDGPPRLRMPARIERVRVHGRPPAVAVLHIRRRPHTTTTDVLIADESGAIRASLLGMSFEELESPAGSDLSRMLHEVSWHPVPVDDDDRPSAVLIVGGDDGTADSVRRDLAAADVPHARCADPSDMDAAILDRDAVVLVLPSASDPPAEAVDLTVRTLRRLLDSRAPARMWVLTQRVHEGTNVAHAPLWGLARVAAAEHPDVFAGVLDVADARLPVAVLASRLGHPVVVMRDGVGSAARLKHASPGAGTPLQCSAGGTYVVTGGTGALGLRMAQRLADVGARRLLLLSRSGMPDRSEWRDAGDSEVVRAVAALEERGVWVRVAPIDIGAPGAADKLRDALCDLPPVRGVIHAAGVEAGALLVNTTQRDFAAAMHPKVDGTLTLHEVFPPGQLDWMVLFSSCGYLAGFPGQGAYACANSFLDVMARHRRRLGDRTVSVAWTAWRGMGMGSTSGFIAAQLDALGMGTIGPDEAVRALDLAMRADRANIVVLPVLPAAASVPMFADVAPAEVAEPATDEPSPTTFIGADGAPDPQRIAEHVIAAVASQLGLFEGDVDAGVPLVEIGVDSIMTVGLLRRLEKQTGLSLPPTLLWEHPTADAISARIAELLSSTQASVEAVEVS; translated from the coding sequence GTGAGCTCAGCCCCCGAACCCATCGCGATCGTCGGCATCGGGTGCCGGCTGGCAGGCAACATCAGCACACCGAGCCAGCTGTGGCGCTTCCTGCTGGAGGGCGGCAGCGCGGTCAATGAGGTGCCCGCCGAGCGGTGGGAGCCCTACCTGCGCCGGGATCCGCGCAACGCCGCGGTGCTGCGCGAGGTGACCCGCCTCGGCACCTTCCTCGACGACCTGGCCGGCTTCGACGCGGAGTTCTTCGGGGTCTCCCCGCGCGAGGCGGAACTGATGGATCCCCAGCAGCGGCTGGCCCTGGAGGTCAGCTGGGAGGCCCTCGAACACGCCGGGGTGCCGCCGAAGTCGTTGGCGGGCAGCGACACCGCGGTGTTGATGGGGGTCAACTCCGACGACTACGGCAAGTTGGTGATGGAGGACCTGCCCGGCATCGAAGCGTGGACCGGGATCGGCACGTCGCTGTGCGGGATCGCCAACCGGGTGTCGCACCTGCTCGATCTGCGCGGCCCCAGCGTCGCGCTGGACGCCGCCTGCGCCGCGTCCCTGGTCGCCGTGCACCAGGCCTGCCAGATGCTGCGTGCGGGGGAGACGTCGTTGGCGCTGGCCGGTGGGGTCAGCGCGCTGATCGGCCCGGGGCTGACCCGGGTGCTCGACGTCGCCGGAGCCACCGCCCCCGACGGCCGATGCAAGACGTTCGACGCCGCCGCCGACGGATACGGCCGCGGCGAAGGCGCGGGGGTGGTGGTGCTCAAGCGGCTCAGCGACGCCCTGCGCGACGGCGACCACGTCTACGCGGTCGTCCGCGGAGGTGCGGTCGCACAGGACGGCCGCACCGTCGGCATCATGTCCCCCAACGGTGACGCGCAGGCCGACTTGTTCAGGCACGCATGCGAATCCGCCGATATCCCGCCGTCGAGCGTCGATTTCGTCGAAGCGCACGGCACCGGAACCCCGACCGGTGACCCCACCGAGGTCCGCGCGCTGTCTTCGGTTTACGGCGTCGACCGCCCCGCCGATGCACCGTGCCGCATCGGATCGGTCAAGCCCAACGTCGGGCACCTCGAGGGCGGCGCGGGAGTGGTCGGCCTCGTCAAAGCCGCCTTGGCGCTTCATCATCGGGTGATCCCACCGACGGCGGGTGTGCAGAAGCTGACTCCCGCCGTCGACTGGGAGAACAGCGGGCTGCGCGTGCCGACGGAAGCCGAGGCGTGGGAGCGGACCGGCGGTGCGCCGCGTCGGGCAGCGGTGTGCAGCTACGGCTACGGCGGCACCATCGCCCACGTCCTGCTCGAGGAAGCACCCGGCGGCTCTGGTGGAAACCACACTGGAAATATGCTGTCACCCAAGGTGATACCGCTGTCAGCGCGGTCATCGGCACGGCTGGGCATGCAGGCCAAGGCGCTGGCGGACCGCCTGCGCACCGGTGATCACCAGCTGGAGCGGGTGGCGGCCACCCTGTGGTTGAGGCGCTCGCACGAGCCGGTCAGGGCGGCGGTGGTGGCCGAGTCCGTCGACGACGTCGTGGCCGGACTGGATGCGGTGGCCGAGGGGGTGCCCGCCCCTGGTGTGGTGACTGGCCCGGTGCTGCCCGGCGCCGCCGACGGCGCGGTGTGGGTGTTTTCCGGGCACGGCTCGCACGGGTCGGGCATGGGCAGACAGCTGCTTTCCGACGAGCCGGCGTTTGCCGCGGTCATCGACGCGATCGACCCGGTGTTCGGTCGTGAGCTCGATTTCAGTGCGCGCGAGGCGCTTTCCTCGGGACAACTGGGCGGCACCGACCGCGTGCAGGCGCTGACATTCGCCATGCAGGCCGGCCTTGCCGCGGTGCTTCGCCAACGTGGTGCGGCACCGGCCGCGGTGATCGGGCACTCGGTGGGGGAGGTCGCCGCCTGCGTCGCAGCGGGGGTGTTCGATCTGACGGTCGGCGCCGCCGTGGCGTGCTACCGCGCGCGCGGATTCCGAACGGTGATGGGCCAGGGCGCGATGGCGTTGGTGCGCCTGCCGTTCGAGGAGGCCGAACGGCGGCTGCAGGGACGCGCCGATGTGGTCGCCGCGATCAGCGCGTCACCGGTGTCGACGGTGGTGTCCGGCGCGGTGGCCGCGGTCGACGAGATCTGCCGTGACTGGTCCGACGAGGGTGTGATGGTGCGCCGGGTCAACACCGACGTCGCGTTTCACAGCCCGGCCATGGACGCGCTCACCGCCGAACTGAGCCGGCTCACGGGCGGGTTGCCGGCCCCGCGGCCGGCCGAAATCCCGCTGTACACCACGGCGTTGGCAGATCCGCGATCCAGCGCTCCTCGCGACCACCGCTACTGGCCGGTGAACCTGCGCGATCGGGTGCGCTTCGCCGAGGCAGTCGCCGCCGCCGCCGAGGACGGTCATCGGCTGTTCCTCGAGGTGTCCGCTCATCCGGTGGTGGCCCACTCGGTCGTCGAAACGCTGCTGCACGCTGGGATCGAGGAGCACGCCGCCGTCCCCCTGCTGCGCCGGGACCGGCCCGAGCGGCTCGCGCTGGGCACCGCGCTGGCCACCCTGCACTGCCACGGCGCGCCCGTCGACCCCGGTATCGACGCGTCGGCGCCGTGGGCGGACGATCTGCCCGTCACCCAATGGCGGCATCGCAGGTTCTGGCGCACGCCGACGCCTCCGCCCGGCGGCTGCGGGGTGCACGACGTGGACACCCACACCCTGCTCGGCGGCGCGATGGAGGTGACCGGTCCCGTCGCCGCCCGCATGTGGCAGACCCGGCTGGACATCGCCAGCAGGCCCTATCCCGGGGATCATCCGGTGCAGGGCACCGAAATCGTTCCCGCCGCAGTCATTTTGAACACGTTCTTGGCCGCGGCCGACGGCAGAGGGCTCGACGACGTCCGGTTGCGTACCCCGGTCGCTCCCGGCCGTCCACGCGACGTGCAGGTGGTGCTGCAGGACCGTGCCCTGACACTGTCGTCACGGGTGCTGGACGACGGCGCGGAGGATGGCGGGTGGCTGACCCACACCAGCGCGGTGACCGCCGCAGATGAAACCTGCGGAGAACACGCCGCGTTCGATCTGTCGGCCGCCAGGAAGCGTTGTGCCCAGCCCTTGCCCGCCGACCACGTCGTGGACACGCTGGCGTCGCTGGGCGTGGCCGCCATGGGATTCGACTGGCAGAACCTTGAACTGCGCCAGGGTGAGGGGGAGCTGCTCGTCCGCGTGGCGGCGGACAAGGCGGGCGCGGTGCCGGCCACCTGGGCGGCGCTGCTGGACGCGGCCACGTCGGCGGCCTCGACGGTGTTCGACGGCCCGCCGCGGCTGAGGATGCCCGCCCGCATCGAGCGCGTCCGGGTGCACGGTCGCCCACCGGCGGTGGCCGTTCTGCACATTCGGCGGCGCCCGCACACCACGACGACCGATGTGCTGATCGCCGACGAGTCCGGGGCGATTCGCGCCTCACTGCTCGGAATGTCGTTCGAAGAACTGGAAAGTCCTGCGGGCAGTGACCTTTCGCGGATGCTGCACGAGGTGAGCTGGCATCCCGTGCCGGTTGACGACGACGACCGACCCAGCGCGGTGCTCATCGTCGGCGGCGACGACGGCACCGCCGACTCGGTGCGCCGCGATTTGGCCGCGGCCGACGTCCCGCACGCCAGGTGCGCCGATCCGAGCGACATGGACGCCGCGATCCTCGACCGTGACGCCGTGGTGCTGGTTCTTCCCAGCGCGTCCGATCCGCCCGCCGAGGCGGTCGACCTCACCGTGCGAACGCTGCGCCGTTTGCTCGACTCCAGAGCCCCCGCGCGGATGTGGGTGCTCACCCAGCGCGTTCACGAAGGCACCAATGTGGCGCATGCGCCGCTGTGGGGCCTGGCGCGGGTGGCCGCCGCCGAGCATCCCGACGTGTTCGCAGGGGTGCTGGATGTGGCAGACGCGAGACTTCCAGTGGCAGTGCTGGCTTCGCGCCTTGGGCACCCGGTGGTGGTCATGCGCGACGGTGTCGGGTCTGCCGCGCGGTTGAAGCACGCCAGCCCGGGGGCCGGCACCCCGTTGCAGTGCTCGGCGGGCGGCACTTACGTCGTCACCGGCGGCACCGGCGCACTGGGCCTGCGCATGGCGCAACGCCTCGCCGACGTCGGGGCGCGACGACTGCTGCTGCTGTCGCGCTCCGGCATGCCGGACCGTTCTGAATGGCGCGATGCGGGCGACTCGGAGGTGGTCCGCGCCGTCGCCGCCCTCGAGGAGCGCGGGGTGTGGGTGCGCGTCGCGCCCATCGACATCGGCGCACCGGGGGCGGCCGACAAGCTGCGCGACGCGTTGTGCGACCTGCCGCCGGTCCGCGGCGTCATCCATGCGGCCGGTGTGGAAGCCGGTGCGCTGCTGGTCAACACCACACAGCGGGACTTCGCGGCGGCGATGCACCCGAAGGTCGACGGCACCCTGACATTGCACGAGGTGTTCCCGCCGGGGCAGTTGGACTGGATGGTGTTGTTCTCGTCGTGCGGCTACTTGGCGGGCTTCCCCGGCCAGGGCGCGTACGCCTGCGCGAACTCGTTCCTCGACGTGATGGCCCGGCACCGCAGGCGCCTGGGCGATCGCACGGTGAGCGTGGCGTGGACGGCGTGGCGGGGGATGGGCATGGGCTCCACCTCAGGTTTCATCGCGGCGCAACTCGATGCTCTGGGCATGGGCACCATCGGACCCGACGAGGCGGTGCGGGCACTGGACCTGGCTATGCGCGCTGATCGGGCGAACATCGTTGTGCTGCCGGTGCTTCCGGCGGCAGCATCGGTGCCGATGTTCGCCGACGTGGCACCGGCAGAGGTTGCCGAGCCGGCTACGGACGAACCGTCGCCGACCACCTTCATCGGTGCGGACGGTGCACCGGATCCGCAGCGCATCGCCGAGCACGTGATCGCCGCGGTCGCATCCCAACTCGGGTTGTTCGAAGGCGATGTCGACGCCGGCGTCCCGCTGGTGGAGATCGGGGTCGACTCGATCATGACCGTCGGCCTGCTGCGCCGACTCGAGAAGCAGACGGGGTTGTCCCTGCCCCCGACGCTGTTGTGGGAGCACCCGACCGCGGACGCGATCTCCGCGAGGATCGCCGAATTGCTCAGTTCGACGCAGGCGTCTGTCGAAGCGGTCGAAGTGTCCTGA
- a CDS encoding PaaI family thioesterase, translating into MEATSIQDRLFPTMTCFGCGPANPRGLQLKSYVADGHVTATFMPWSEHDNGLGFLNGGIIATLLDCHSAAGVMNEAALQGWEAPPGALLPFVTAGIDVRYLRPSPLDRTVELRAVIVKSTEPEIVCDAELLYDGKTRATGHAVWKRWRLR; encoded by the coding sequence GTGGAGGCGACATCGATTCAGGACCGGCTTTTTCCGACCATGACCTGCTTCGGTTGTGGACCGGCCAACCCTCGCGGTCTCCAACTCAAGAGTTATGTCGCAGACGGGCATGTCACCGCGACCTTCATGCCATGGTCCGAACACGACAACGGCTTGGGTTTCCTCAACGGCGGCATCATCGCCACCCTGCTCGACTGCCACTCTGCCGCTGGTGTCATGAACGAGGCCGCGCTCCAAGGATGGGAGGCGCCGCCCGGGGCCCTGCTGCCGTTCGTGACCGCCGGCATCGACGTCCGTTATCTGCGTCCCAGCCCACTTGACAGGACGGTCGAGTTGCGCGCCGTCATCGTCAAATCAACCGAACCTGAAATCGTCTGTGATGCCGAACTGCTGTACGACGGCAAGACCCGCGCCACGGGTCATGCGGTCTGGAAACGCTGGCGACTACGGTGA
- a CDS encoding cupin domain-containing protein — protein sequence MERFTHDDIPAVIEGDGVDFRSQKAGVMSIAWVRLAAGTDLRPALVGLDDDLCQCPHWGYMLSGQLRMHTREGEHTYGAGDAFYWAAGHAPEAITDCEYVDFSPTESIKPVLDHLTGAGG from the coding sequence ATGGAACGATTCACACACGACGACATCCCCGCGGTGATCGAGGGCGACGGCGTGGACTTCCGCAGCCAAAAGGCTGGGGTGATGTCGATCGCATGGGTTAGGTTGGCGGCCGGCACCGATCTGCGGCCAGCCCTGGTGGGGCTCGATGACGACCTCTGTCAGTGCCCCCATTGGGGCTACATGCTCAGCGGCCAGCTGCGGATGCATACCCGTGAAGGAGAACACACCTATGGCGCCGGGGACGCGTTCTACTGGGCTGCGGGGCACGCGCCCGAGGCGATAACGGATTGTGAATACGTCGATTTCTCGCCCACCGAGAGTATCAAGCCAGTACTCGATCACCTCACGGGCGCAGGCGGCTGA
- a CDS encoding SDR family NAD(P)-dependent oxidoreductase, giving the protein MDINGATAVVTGAAGGLGGAIARVLNARGARLLLTDRREEALKSLASQLNGAEILVCDLADSAQVAELSARLADTDIVVSNAALPATGKLEDFTPEQLNRALDVNLRVPMLMTQQLLPGMLQRRRGHFVYISSIAGKLPSARVPIYSATKAGLRGFCGSLRQDLHGSGVGASVVFPGTMTDAGLLADAGLPATPGTKGTSCDFVAHRVIAAIVKNLGEVDAAELPIRIMARFGGMAPELAARLARRKDSVAWGDQVTEGLRHLR; this is encoded by the coding sequence ATGGACATCAATGGCGCGACGGCGGTGGTGACAGGCGCTGCCGGTGGCCTCGGTGGTGCGATTGCCCGTGTCCTGAACGCCCGTGGCGCTCGCCTGCTCCTCACCGACAGGCGGGAAGAAGCCCTCAAATCTCTGGCGTCGCAGTTGAATGGGGCCGAGATCCTCGTTTGCGATCTGGCGGATTCCGCCCAGGTCGCCGAGCTGTCCGCTCGCTTGGCCGACACCGATATTGTGGTCTCAAACGCGGCGTTACCGGCTACCGGCAAGCTCGAGGACTTCACGCCCGAGCAACTCAACCGAGCGCTCGACGTGAACCTGCGAGTACCGATGCTCATGACACAGCAGTTGCTGCCGGGGATGCTGCAACGCAGGCGTGGCCACTTCGTCTACATCTCATCGATCGCCGGCAAACTGCCCAGCGCCCGCGTACCCATCTACTCGGCCACAAAGGCCGGGCTGCGCGGCTTTTGCGGATCGCTTCGCCAGGACCTTCACGGGTCTGGAGTAGGCGCATCGGTCGTATTCCCCGGAACGATGACAGACGCCGGCCTTTTGGCCGACGCTGGCCTACCGGCCACGCCCGGCACGAAGGGAACGTCGTGCGACTTCGTTGCGCATCGCGTCATCGCCGCTATCGTGAAGAATCTGGGCGAAGTCGATGCGGCCGAGCTGCCCATCCGCATCATGGCGAGGTTCGGCGGCATGGCGCCCGAACTGGCCGCGCGCCTCGCGCGGAGGAAGGATTCCGTCGCGTGGGGCGACCAGGTGACCGAGGGGCTGCGTCACCTCCGCTGA
- a CDS encoding (2,3-dihydroxybenzoyl)adenylate synthase has protein sequence MSTGFTPQRTDFGDLATGFVPFPRDRAEKYREQGYWTDRRLDSILTDAADRWPDRHAVIDADVTYTFAELDTRAARIAAALTDRGIAPGDRVLLQLPNTCEFAVALFGLLRAGAVPVMCLSGHRSAELGHFAEVSGAVGLIIPDVVAGFDYREMAAGLVSDHPALRHVFVHGEPGSFQSWSQLHDFDGDISEPAPVDPDLPALLLVSGGTTGLPKLIPRTHNDYVYNAIGSARECGLTAEDVYLVVLPAGHNFPLACPGLLGSMTVGAASVFTTDPSPESAFALIDRHNITVTGLVNALAKMWTQACEWEPVLPKSLRLVQVGGSRMTADEARYILEGLTPGLQQIFGMAEGMLNFTRLGDSVDIVLNTQGRPMSPHDEMLVVDDAGAPVAPGEEGELLVRGPYTLNGYYRAAEANSRSFSPDGFYRTGDRVRIFDDGPLAGYVEVTGRIKDVIHRGGETVSASDLEEHLFAHPAIYTAAAVAVPDEYLGEKICAAVVFKGAPITLAELNQFLDERGVSAHCRPDMLAPMPSLPKTAVGKVDKKKVVAQLTG, from the coding sequence ATGAGCACCGGTTTCACGCCTCAGCGAACCGACTTCGGCGACCTGGCCACAGGTTTCGTGCCATTCCCCCGCGACCGTGCCGAGAAATACCGCGAACAGGGCTACTGGACCGATCGCCGGCTCGATTCGATCCTCACGGACGCGGCCGACAGGTGGCCCGACCGGCACGCGGTGATCGACGCGGACGTCACCTACACGTTCGCCGAACTTGACACGCGCGCCGCCCGCATCGCCGCGGCACTGACCGACCGCGGCATCGCGCCAGGCGACCGGGTGCTGCTGCAGCTTCCGAACACCTGTGAGTTCGCGGTCGCGCTGTTCGGCCTGCTGCGCGCGGGCGCTGTGCCGGTGATGTGTCTGTCGGGACACCGCTCCGCGGAGCTCGGCCACTTCGCCGAGGTCAGCGGGGCGGTGGGGTTGATCATCCCCGACGTGGTCGCCGGATTCGACTACCGGGAGATGGCCGCGGGTCTGGTCAGCGATCATCCGGCGCTGCGTCATGTGTTCGTTCACGGCGAGCCGGGCAGCTTCCAATCCTGGTCGCAGCTGCACGATTTCGACGGGGACATAAGCGAACCCGCACCGGTCGACCCCGATCTGCCCGCGCTGCTGCTGGTGTCCGGCGGCACTACCGGGCTACCCAAGCTCATTCCACGCACGCACAACGACTACGTCTACAACGCGATCGGCAGCGCTCGAGAGTGCGGGCTCACCGCCGAGGACGTCTACCTCGTGGTGCTGCCCGCCGGTCACAACTTCCCGCTGGCCTGCCCGGGCCTGCTCGGATCGATGACGGTCGGCGCAGCGTCGGTGTTCACCACCGACCCCAGCCCCGAGTCGGCGTTCGCACTGATCGACCGGCACAACATCACCGTGACCGGCCTCGTCAATGCCCTGGCCAAGATGTGGACACAAGCCTGCGAGTGGGAACCGGTGTTGCCCAAGTCGTTACGTCTGGTGCAGGTCGGCGGGTCCCGGATGACCGCCGACGAGGCGCGCTACATCCTCGAGGGGTTGACCCCGGGTCTACAGCAGATCTTCGGCATGGCCGAGGGCATGCTCAACTTCACCCGCCTGGGCGACTCCGTCGACATCGTGCTCAACACGCAGGGTCGGCCGATGTCACCGCACGACGAGATGCTGGTGGTCGACGACGCCGGTGCGCCGGTCGCCCCGGGCGAGGAGGGTGAGCTGCTGGTGCGCGGGCCATACACCCTCAACGGCTATTACCGCGCCGCCGAGGCGAATTCGCGCTCGTTCAGCCCCGACGGGTTCTATCGAACCGGCGACCGGGTACGGATCTTCGACGACGGCCCGCTGGCGGGCTACGTGGAGGTCACCGGCCGCATCAAGGACGTCATTCACCGCGGCGGCGAGACGGTGTCGGCGTCCGACCTGGAAGAGCATCTTTTCGCCCATCCCGCGATCTACACGGCGGCCGCCGTCGCCGTACCCGACGAGTACCTCGGCGAAAAGATCTGTGCAGCGGTTGTTTTCAAGGGCGCCCCGATCACGCTCGCCGAGCTCAACCAGTTCCTCGACGAGCGCGGGGTGTCGGCGCACTGCCGTCCGGACATGCTCGCCCCGATGCCGTCGCTGCCTAAGACCGCGGTCGGCAAGGTGGACAAGAAGAAGGTGGTGGCCCAGCTGACCGGTTGA